The following coding sequences lie in one Candidatus Planktophila sulfonica genomic window:
- a CDS encoding SIMPL domain-containing protein, whose amino-acid sequence MTTRKRISVIALLMTVAAGVLSPAAEAAATRYITVSAQGVVKVVPDAVRINATATAVAATSKEALAATAKTATAVRAALKTAKIDTKDIATQSVTVYPEYKYTNDGGSTLTGYRGSQSFTITVRAADTAGALVDSLVAAGGDNLQINGATPFVLDSTKSLEAARAAAVKSAKAKASSYAKLMGAKLGKVNYLIENSAPTNYTPVMAVAKAESDATVIDLGQQDVTIAVTVQWALL is encoded by the coding sequence ATGACAACTCGTAAACGTATCTCCGTAATTGCCCTTTTGATGACTGTTGCTGCGGGAGTTCTAAGCCCTGCAGCTGAAGCAGCAGCAACTCGCTACATCACAGTCTCAGCACAAGGCGTCGTAAAAGTTGTCCCAGATGCAGTTCGAATCAACGCAACTGCTACCGCTGTAGCTGCAACAAGCAAAGAAGCCCTTGCTGCAACAGCAAAGACTGCAACAGCAGTTCGTGCGGCACTTAAGACAGCAAAGATTGATACAAAAGATATTGCCACTCAGAGCGTTACGGTCTATCCGGAATATAAGTACACCAATGACGGTGGATCTACTCTGACTGGATACCGCGGTTCACAGTCATTTACCATCACGGTTCGCGCTGCTGATACAGCAGGCGCACTCGTTGATTCACTCGTTGCAGCCGGTGGCGATAATTTGCAGATCAATGGCGCAACACCATTCGTACTTGATTCAACAAAATCACTCGAAGCAGCACGAGCTGCTGCAGTAAAGAGCGCTAAAGCAAAAGCATCTTCCTATGCAAAGTTAATGGGAGCAAAGCTCGGCAAAGTTAATTACCTCATTGAGAATTCTGCTCCTACAAATTACACACCTGTGATGGCTGTTGCTAAAGCAGAATCTGATGCAACGGTGATTGATTTAGGTCAGCAAGATGTGACCATTGCCGTCACAGTTCAGTGGGCTCTGCTCTAA
- a CDS encoding DUF167 domain-containing protein produces MPFLLEIRVRPNASRNKVGGSVGEPPRLIVAVQAPAVDGKANQAVIKELASAFNLRARDFTIVFGELGRDKRLLVDGDKKTLQAKLEELMGEPKLL; encoded by the coding sequence GTGCCATTTCTTCTTGAAATTAGAGTTCGACCAAACGCTTCGCGAAATAAAGTTGGCGGAAGCGTTGGAGAACCCCCTCGATTAATCGTTGCAGTGCAAGCTCCTGCAGTCGATGGCAAAGCCAATCAAGCAGTTATAAAAGAGTTAGCTAGCGCTTTTAATCTGCGAGCCCGTGATTTCACAATTGTCTTTGGCGAACTGGGTCGCGATAAACGGTTATTAGTCGATGGAGATAAAAAAACTCTCCAAGCAAAGCTTGAAGAGTTAATGGGCGAACCCAAACTTCTGTAA
- a CDS encoding DUF5302 family protein, producing MADKNDDMKARMLAALEAKKNKKGAPGTQTHSESGSKIRGGQRSGGAPQVQRKAGPSGSGSAG from the coding sequence ATGGCCGATAAGAATGATGACATGAAAGCAAGAATGCTTGCTGCCCTTGAAGCAAAGAAGAATAAGAAGGGCGCTCCAGGCACTCAAACACATTCTGAATCAGGATCAAAGATTCGCGGCGGACAACGCAGCGGTGGAGCTCCACAAGTTCAGCGTAAGGCCGGACCATCTGGCTCAGGTTCTGCAGGCTAA
- a CDS encoding MraY family glycosyltransferase — translation MTYSIEQFFLLGFLTLVFVGLITPPIRNVALRVGAVDAPTLARKAQKEPVPYLGGVAIAIGIVSASYGSILAVDFSIDSLKLASFVLVPAIAISAMGLWDDLKGLEPWPRLVAQTFTGIIVAVILTVTDTMGFAFNNHLLNYSITVLWIVGVCNSINFFDNHDGGAAGTVAVITFFLFFIAYDRQQILVSALAIVTAGATAGFLIWNRHPAKIYMGDAGSLFLGIIISVLTIRLSPGVIPSYKSLAIPLFLMATPILDTTVAVISRLYRGISPFQGGRDHLSHRLMREGLNRRITAFTLWGLAAFYGFIALAIYTWPDTYGLPLIIFGATVWVAKLIFFLRIPSEG, via the coding sequence ATGACCTATTCCATTGAGCAATTTTTCTTACTCGGTTTTCTGACACTCGTTTTTGTTGGACTCATTACTCCGCCAATTCGTAATGTCGCTTTGCGTGTTGGCGCAGTCGATGCACCGACACTTGCTCGCAAAGCTCAGAAGGAGCCAGTTCCTTATTTAGGTGGAGTTGCGATTGCTATCGGAATCGTTTCTGCATCCTACGGATCAATCCTTGCCGTCGATTTCTCAATTGATAGCTTGAAACTTGCAAGCTTTGTTCTTGTACCTGCAATTGCAATTTCAGCGATGGGGCTTTGGGATGACCTCAAAGGTCTTGAACCATGGCCTCGTCTCGTTGCTCAGACTTTCACTGGAATCATCGTTGCAGTCATTTTGACCGTTACCGACACAATGGGATTTGCCTTCAATAACCACCTACTTAACTACTCGATCACCGTTCTCTGGATCGTCGGCGTCTGTAATTCAATTAACTTCTTCGATAACCACGATGGTGGAGCAGCAGGAACAGTTGCAGTTATTACCTTCTTCCTCTTCTTTATCGCCTATGACCGCCAACAGATTTTGGTCAGCGCACTTGCAATCGTTACAGCAGGCGCAACTGCAGGCTTTCTTATCTGGAACCGCCACCCTGCCAAGATTTACATGGGAGATGCGGGCTCTCTCTTCCTTGGAATCATCATCTCGGTGCTCACGATTCGTTTAAGCCCTGGAGTAATTCCTTCCTATAAATCACTTGCTATTCCGCTCTTCTTAATGGCAACACCGATTCTCGACACCACCGTCGCCGTTATTTCACGCCTTTATCGCGGCATCTCTCCATTCCAAGGTGGACGCGATCACTTGTCACATCGCCTAATGCGCGAAGGTCTAAACCGGCGCATCACAGCTTTCACGCTGTGGGGTTTAGCGGCCTTCTACGGCTTTATCGCTCTTGCAATCTATACATGGCCGGATACATACGGTCTGCCGCTCATCATCTTTGGAGCAACAGTGTGGGTTGCAAAACTGATTTTCTTCTTACGAATTCCATCTGAGGGGTAG
- a CDS encoding BldC family transcriptional regulator, protein MNRLPDAEVLLTPREVADLFGVDPKTVTRWAKAGKLTSIRTLGGHRRYRKSEVDDLRANYFKAQN, encoded by the coding sequence ATGAATCGTCTGCCTGATGCAGAGGTACTCCTTACCCCACGCGAAGTCGCTGATCTCTTTGGTGTTGATCCCAAGACAGTTACTCGCTGGGCAAAGGCAGGAAAGCTCACCTCGATTCGTACATTGGGTGGCCACCGTCGTTATCGTAAATCTGAAGTCGATGATCTTCGCGCAAATTATTTCAAGGCACAGAACTAA
- a CDS encoding DUF3073 domain-containing protein, giving the protein MGRGRAKAKQTKVARDLKYNSQDMDLDRLTKELHGDVPNQQNQDDDDPFAEGNYIPRA; this is encoded by the coding sequence ATGGGCCGCGGCCGTGCAAAAGCTAAGCAGACCAAGGTTGCTCGCGATTTGAAGTACAACTCTCAGGACATGGACCTCGATCGCCTTACTAAGGAACTCCACGGAGATGTCCCTAATCAGCAGAATCAGGATGATGACGATCCTTTTGCTGAAGGCAATTACATTCCACGCGCGTGA
- the purM gene encoding phosphoribosylformylglycinamidine cyclo-ligase, giving the protein MATYKDSGVDIDAGDRAVELMKASIARASRPEVMGGIGGFAGLFDASALKEMKQPLLATSTDGVGTKTEIARAMGKYDTIGEDLVAMVVDDLVVCGAEPLFMTDYIAVGKVIPERISDIVAGIARGCQKAGTALVGGETAEHPGLLAEDEFDIAGAATGAVDADKQLGAHRVKAGDLIIAMPASGFHANGYSLIRHILSSQKLDLSKTYEGFSQSLGEILLTPTEIYSLDCLALIKAQGEKLRTFSHITGGGLADNTARVIPAGLTAKYDRSTWALPAATKFLADVASVPQEDMERTWNCGIGMSAVVDPAIGDLVIRSLAARGMSAWIAGVVEPSGDKDAARSYLVSDYKG; this is encoded by the coding sequence ATGGCAACGTATAAAGATTCTGGCGTTGATATCGATGCAGGAGATCGCGCAGTTGAATTGATGAAGGCCTCAATTGCCCGCGCATCACGCCCTGAAGTAATGGGTGGCATTGGTGGGTTTGCTGGCCTCTTTGATGCATCAGCACTGAAAGAGATGAAGCAACCACTACTTGCAACATCAACCGATGGCGTCGGAACAAAGACAGAGATTGCACGTGCAATGGGTAAGTACGACACCATCGGTGAAGATCTCGTTGCCATGGTTGTTGATGATCTTGTTGTTTGTGGCGCAGAACCACTCTTTATGACTGATTACATCGCTGTTGGAAAAGTGATCCCTGAGCGCATTTCAGATATCGTCGCTGGAATTGCGCGTGGTTGTCAGAAAGCTGGAACAGCACTTGTTGGTGGCGAGACTGCAGAACACCCCGGACTTCTTGCAGAAGATGAATTTGATATCGCAGGAGCTGCAACTGGCGCAGTAGATGCAGATAAACAACTTGGCGCTCATCGCGTTAAGGCCGGAGATCTCATCATCGCAATGCCAGCAAGTGGATTCCATGCAAATGGTTATTCATTAATTCGCCACATTCTCAGCTCTCAGAAACTTGACCTTTCAAAGACTTATGAAGGTTTCTCACAGTCACTCGGTGAGATTCTTCTGACCCCGACTGAGATTTACTCACTCGACTGTCTTGCACTCATCAAGGCGCAGGGCGAGAAGTTACGTACATTTAGCCACATCACTGGCGGCGGACTTGCTGACAACACTGCACGAGTTATCCCTGCAGGCCTTACCGCGAAATATGATCGTTCTACTTGGGCGCTTCCGGCCGCAACTAAGTTCTTGGCAGATGTTGCTTCTGTCCCACAAGAAGATATGGAACGCACCTGGAACTGTGGCATTGGAATGTCGGCTGTCGTCGACCCAGCTATCGGAGATTTAGTAATTCGCTCATTGGCAGCGCGAGGCATGTCAGCTTGGATTGCTGGCGTCGTTGAGCCTTCTGGAGATAAGGACGCTGCTCGTTCATACTTGGTATCTGACTACAAGGGGTAA
- the purF gene encoding amidophosphoribosyltransferase, with translation MSRRPDGLLNHNVLEDDKGPQDACGVFGVWAPGEEVAKLTFYGLYALQHRGQESAGIATSDGNRILVYKDMGLVSQVFTETDLASLVGNLAIGHCRYSTTGSSTWVNAQPTLRPTKYGTLALAHNGNLTNTGDLAELVQKLEVETPKNERGATTDTEIMTALIGLQDEKNVEASALAVLPKLEGAFSLVFMDEHTLYAARDRHGVRPLVIGKLDRGWVVASESAALDIVGAAFVREVEPGEFLAINEDGIRSEMWAKPEPKGCIFEYVYLARPDTTIAGQSIHAVRGRIGQRLAIEAPVDADLVIPVPESGTPAAIGYAKQSGIPYGLGLVKNSYVGRTFIQPSQTIRQLGIRLKLNPLREIIEGKRIIVVDDSIVRGNTQRALVRMLREAGALEIHVRISSPPVKWPCFYGIDFATRAELIASGLEVEEIRRSIGADSLAYVSEEGLIEATNVAEEKLCRACFSGQYPIAIPTDMSEGKMRLEVTDVHTVKVHK, from the coding sequence ATGAGCCGTCGCCCAGATGGATTGTTAAATCACAACGTTCTTGAAGACGATAAAGGTCCGCAAGATGCATGTGGAGTCTTTGGCGTGTGGGCACCAGGCGAAGAAGTCGCAAAGTTAACGTTCTACGGCCTTTACGCGTTGCAACATCGCGGACAAGAATCAGCAGGAATCGCAACATCTGATGGCAATCGCATCTTGGTCTATAAAGATATGGGCTTGGTTTCACAGGTCTTCACTGAAACAGATTTAGCTTCACTCGTTGGCAATCTTGCAATCGGTCACTGCCGCTACAGCACAACAGGTTCAAGCACATGGGTCAATGCGCAGCCAACTCTTCGCCCAACAAAGTACGGAACTTTGGCGCTTGCTCACAATGGCAATCTCACAAACACTGGCGACCTTGCCGAGTTAGTGCAGAAACTTGAGGTTGAAACACCAAAGAATGAACGCGGTGCAACGACAGATACTGAAATCATGACGGCGCTCATTGGTCTGCAAGACGAGAAGAACGTTGAAGCAAGTGCACTCGCTGTTTTGCCAAAGCTTGAAGGTGCCTTCTCACTCGTCTTTATGGATGAACACACCTTGTATGCAGCGCGCGATCGTCATGGTGTTCGCCCACTTGTTATCGGCAAACTCGATCGTGGCTGGGTAGTTGCATCAGAATCTGCAGCGCTCGACATTGTCGGTGCAGCTTTTGTTCGTGAAGTCGAACCAGGTGAATTCCTTGCAATCAATGAAGATGGAATTCGCTCTGAGATGTGGGCAAAGCCTGAACCAAAGGGTTGCATATTTGAATATGTCTATCTTGCCCGACCAGATACAACAATTGCTGGACAGAGCATTCATGCAGTCCGCGGCCGCATTGGCCAGCGCCTTGCCATTGAAGCGCCAGTAGATGCAGATCTTGTAATACCCGTTCCTGAATCAGGAACGCCTGCAGCTATTGGTTACGCAAAACAATCAGGAATCCCATACGGCTTAGGACTTGTGAAGAATTCCTATGTTGGCCGTACATTTATTCAACCATCACAAACTATTCGCCAACTTGGTATTCGCCTCAAACTTAATCCGCTACGCGAGATCATCGAAGGAAAACGAATCATCGTTGTCGATGATTCAATTGTTCGTGGCAATACGCAGCGCGCACTTGTACGTATGTTGCGTGAAGCTGGTGCTCTCGAGATTCACGTTCGAATTTCATCCCCACCTGTGAAGTGGCCTTGTTTCTACGGAATCGACTTTGCTACTCGCGCAGAACTCATTGCCAGTGGCCTTGAAGTTGAAGAGATTCGTCGCTCTATTGGCGCTGATTCACTCGCTTACGTTTCTGAAGAAGGTTTGATTGAAGCGACTAACGTTGCCGAAGAGAAGCTCTGCCGTGCATGTTTCTCAGGACAATACCCAATCGCTATTCCAACAGATATGTCAGAAGGCAAAATGCGCCTTGAAGTCACAGATGTTCACACAGTAAAGGTTCACAAGTAA
- a CDS encoding sterol carrier family protein produces the protein MRDPQVLAEVKETLALLTERAPGRAIEVRIPPYAAVQCGEGPTHTRGTPPNTVEMDAQTWLALANGEKSWADAMAAGLISASGIRADLSQLLPLRMTP, from the coding sequence ATGCGCGATCCACAGGTACTTGCAGAAGTAAAGGAGACTCTCGCTCTCCTTACTGAACGTGCACCTGGTCGCGCCATCGAAGTTCGTATTCCGCCATATGCCGCAGTGCAATGCGGTGAAGGTCCAACACATACTCGCGGAACTCCACCGAATACTGTTGAGATGGATGCACAGACATGGTTGGCACTTGCCAATGGTGAAAAGAGTTGGGCAGATGCAATGGCAGCTGGCCTGATCTCCGCTTCTGGCATCCGCGCCGATTTATCCCAACTACTACCGCTTAGGATGACCCCATGA
- the purL gene encoding phosphoribosylformylglycinamidine synthase subunit PurL: protein MSLDTVATAQANPDASQPFAELGLKPDEYARIKEILGRRPTSSELAMYSVMWSEHCSYKSSKVHLKQFGDKAVKTDALLVGIGENAGVVDVGQGYAVTFKIESHNHPSFIEPYQGAATGVGGIVRDILTMGARPIAVMDPLRFGPADAADTRRVLPGIVAGVGGYGNCLGLPNIGGEVVFDETYLGNPLVNALCVGVMKHSDIKLAKAAGAGNLVVLYGAKTGGDGIGGVSVLASETFESKGPAKRPAVQVGDPFVEKVLIECSLEIFAEDLVVGIQDLGGAGLSCATSELASGGSGGMKVQLDKVPLRDPSLSPEEILMSESQERMCAIVEPSKIARFLEICEKWDVTVTVIGEVTDGNHLEITWNGELIVDVPPRTVAHDGPVYNRPLAQPAYIDAVAKEVINVPLPTTADEIKATVLKLAATPNLADKSWVTDQYDRYVQGNSIQSQPDDSGMVRIDEKTHLGVAVATDANANWSYLNPYEGAKLALAEAARNIATAGAKPLAVTNCLNFGSPEDPGVMWQFAESVRGLADGCLEMGLPVTGGNVSFYNQTGAVAILPTPVIGVLGVIDDVRTRTPMSFDRAGLDLYLLGETENDLAGSEWAYMHDQRGGIAPTADLQREMRLIDLLVAGRTKKIFSAAHDLSQGGLAATLTEMVLRYNTGATVQLDNVGLALLSETPGRVVVAIDPARTAALTSEAASQKIALTKIGTTGGDSLVINDAKISLVELRKAHTETFPKLFG from the coding sequence ATGTCACTCGATACCGTTGCAACAGCACAAGCAAATCCAGACGCTTCACAACCATTTGCTGAACTTGGCTTGAAGCCCGACGAATACGCGCGCATCAAGGAAATTCTTGGTCGCCGCCCAACTTCATCTGAACTCGCTATGTATTCAGTGATGTGGTCCGAACACTGCTCATATAAATCTTCCAAAGTTCACCTGAAGCAATTCGGTGACAAGGCTGTTAAGACCGATGCTCTTCTTGTCGGTATCGGCGAGAACGCTGGCGTTGTCGATGTTGGTCAGGGTTACGCAGTAACTTTCAAAATCGAATCTCACAACCACCCATCATTTATCGAGCCATACCAAGGCGCTGCAACCGGCGTTGGTGGAATCGTTCGTGACATCTTGACGATGGGTGCACGTCCGATCGCAGTGATGGATCCACTTCGCTTTGGTCCAGCGGATGCAGCCGATACTCGACGCGTATTACCTGGCATCGTTGCAGGCGTCGGTGGATACGGAAACTGTCTTGGTTTGCCAAATATCGGTGGCGAAGTTGTATTCGATGAGACCTACCTCGGAAACCCTTTGGTTAATGCTCTTTGCGTAGGCGTTATGAAACATAGCGATATCAAGCTTGCCAAAGCTGCCGGTGCCGGAAACCTTGTCGTTCTCTACGGGGCAAAGACTGGCGGAGATGGAATCGGCGGAGTATCTGTCCTTGCTTCTGAAACTTTTGAATCAAAGGGACCTGCAAAGCGTCCGGCAGTTCAGGTTGGCGATCCATTCGTTGAGAAAGTTCTTATCGAATGTTCACTCGAAATCTTCGCTGAAGATTTAGTTGTAGGTATTCAAGATCTTGGCGGCGCAGGTCTTTCTTGTGCAACATCAGAACTTGCTTCAGGTGGCTCAGGTGGCATGAAGGTTCAGCTCGACAAGGTTCCATTGCGCGATCCATCACTTTCACCAGAAGAAATCTTGATGTCAGAATCACAAGAGCGCATGTGCGCAATTGTCGAACCAAGCAAGATTGCTCGCTTCCTCGAAATCTGCGAGAAGTGGGATGTCACTGTCACGGTCATTGGTGAAGTCACAGATGGCAACCATCTTGAAATTACCTGGAACGGCGAACTTATCGTTGATGTTCCACCTCGCACTGTGGCCCACGATGGTCCGGTCTATAACCGACCACTTGCACAACCAGCCTATATCGATGCAGTTGCAAAGGAAGTTATCAACGTTCCGCTTCCAACAACTGCTGATGAAATCAAAGCAACAGTTTTGAAACTTGCTGCAACTCCAAACCTTGCAGATAAGTCTTGGGTAACTGATCAATACGACCGTTATGTCCAGGGAAACTCAATTCAATCGCAGCCAGATGACTCTGGAATGGTGCGTATCGATGAGAAGACGCATCTCGGAGTTGCAGTTGCCACAGATGCCAATGCCAACTGGTCATATCTGAATCCATACGAAGGCGCGAAGTTGGCACTTGCTGAAGCTGCTCGCAATATTGCAACTGCTGGCGCAAAACCACTAGCTGTTACTAACTGCCTTAACTTTGGTTCTCCTGAAGATCCAGGGGTAATGTGGCAGTTCGCAGAGTCAGTGCGTGGCCTTGCTGATGGCTGTCTAGAGATGGGTCTTCCTGTAACAGGCGGAAACGTCTCGTTCTACAACCAGACAGGCGCAGTAGCAATTCTTCCAACTCCAGTCATTGGTGTTCTTGGAGTAATCGATGATGTTCGTACACGCACTCCAATGTCATTTGATCGCGCAGGTCTTGATCTCTACCTATTAGGTGAAACCGAGAATGATCTTGCGGGTAGCGAATGGGCATACATGCACGACCAACGTGGCGGTATTGCACCAACTGCAGATCTTCAACGTGAAATGCGATTGATTGATCTTCTTGTTGCTGGCCGCACAAAGAAGATCTTTAGCGCAGCGCACGATTTAAGTCAGGGCGGTCTTGCTGCAACTCTGACCGAAATGGTTCTGCGTTACAACACAGGTGCAACTGTGCAACTCGACAATGTTGGTCTTGCACTTTTGAGCGAAACCCCAGGACGTGTAGTCGTTGCTATTGACCCTGCACGAACCGCCGCACTTACAAGCGAGGCAGCTTCTCAGAAGATTGCGCTGACAAAGATTGGAACAACTGGGGGAGATTCACTCGTTATCAACGACGCGAAGATTTCACTGGTTGAACTTCGTAAAGCGCATACCGAAACTTTCCCAAAGTTGTTTGGATAA
- the purQ gene encoding phosphoribosylformylglycinamidine synthase subunit PurQ → MKIGVVTFPGTLDDRDAARAVRHAGGESVALWHNDADLHGVDAVILPGGFSYGDYLRCGAISRFSPVMEPIIKAAQGGMPLLGICNGFQVLAEAHLIPGALTRNHELHFLCRDQKLTIENTNTAWTSSFTQGQEILIPLKNGEGAYMCDDETLAALEGEGRIIARYVGENPNGSRNLIAGITNERGNIVGLMPHPEHAIDSLTGPSADGLGFFTSVLKAMVK, encoded by the coding sequence ATGAAAATTGGTGTTGTAACTTTTCCAGGCACTCTCGATGATCGAGATGCAGCCCGCGCTGTACGCCATGCCGGTGGCGAATCAGTTGCTTTGTGGCATAACGATGCAGATCTTCACGGTGTAGATGCAGTCATCCTCCCTGGTGGCTTCTCTTACGGTGACTATCTCCGTTGTGGTGCAATCTCTCGCTTTTCTCCAGTGATGGAGCCAATCATCAAGGCAGCCCAGGGCGGTATGCCTCTACTAGGTATCTGTAACGGCTTTCAGGTCCTTGCCGAAGCTCACCTGATACCAGGTGCGCTTACTCGTAACCACGAACTTCACTTCTTATGCCGTGACCAGAAACTGACCATCGAAAATACAAATACTGCGTGGACATCTTCATTTACTCAAGGGCAAGAGATCCTCATTCCCTTAAAGAATGGAGAAGGCGCATATATGTGCGATGATGAAACCCTTGCAGCGCTTGAAGGCGAAGGTCGCATCATTGCTCGCTATGTTGGCGAAAATCCAAATGGATCACGTAATTTGATTGCTGGAATTACAAACGAACGTGGAAATATTGTTGGTTTGATGCCACACCCCGAACATGCAATCGATTCACTTACTGGTCCATCAGCAGATGGTCTTGGGTTCTTTACTTCCGTTCTGAAAGCGATGGTGAAGTAA
- the purS gene encoding phosphoribosylformylglycinamidine synthase subunit PurS — MAKIVVDVMLKPEILDPQGKAVAAALPRLGFNFAKDVRQGKRFEIEVDGDPTPAQLADVEKAAEKLLSNPVIENFTVRVEK, encoded by the coding sequence ATGGCAAAGATCGTGGTTGATGTGATGTTAAAGCCCGAAATTCTTGACCCACAAGGTAAGGCAGTTGCTGCAGCGCTCCCTCGTCTTGGATTTAACTTTGCCAAAGATGTTCGCCAAGGAAAGCGATTTGAAATTGAAGTCGATGGCGATCCAACTCCCGCTCAGCTTGCCGATGTCGAAAAGGCAGCTGAGAAGCTACTTTCAAACCCTGTGATTGAAAACTTCACAGTTCGAGTGGAGAAGTAA
- a CDS encoding phosphoribosylaminoimidazolesuccinocarboxamide synthase, which produces MSGFGAAGAPPAPVIEGWKHLRTGKVRDLYTNESGEILLVASDRISAFDWVLPTTIPNKGAILTQLSLFWFELLADIVPNHIISDDVPASVSDRAVIVQPLEMFAIECVARGYLTGSGLAEYKGNQAVCGNPLPAGLLDGSALPTSIFTPATKAEIGDHDINIDFESAANIVGADQAAELRDLTIKLYDTAADFARSRGIILADTKFEFGINMAGEITLGDEALTPDSSRFWEADGWAPGKSQPSFDKQFVRDWLTSSGWDKESTPPELPAEIVEKTAARYEEAFERITGSKF; this is translated from the coding sequence GTGAGCGGCTTCGGCGCAGCTGGCGCACCGCCAGCACCAGTCATCGAAGGTTGGAAGCACCTTCGCACAGGAAAAGTCCGCGATCTCTATACAAATGAATCCGGTGAAATTCTCTTAGTTGCATCCGATCGCATCTCTGCATTCGATTGGGTTTTGCCGACAACAATTCCTAATAAGGGCGCGATTCTTACTCAGCTTTCACTGTTCTGGTTCGAACTCTTGGCGGATATCGTTCCCAACCACATCATTAGCGATGATGTCCCTGCTTCAGTTTCTGATCGCGCAGTCATTGTCCAACCGCTTGAAATGTTTGCCATCGAATGCGTAGCTCGCGGGTATCTGACGGGCAGCGGACTTGCTGAATATAAAGGCAACCAGGCAGTCTGCGGAAACCCACTCCCAGCAGGGTTATTAGATGGCTCAGCGCTTCCAACAAGCATCTTTACCCCAGCGACAAAGGCTGAAATCGGCGACCACGACATCAATATCGATTTTGAAAGCGCTGCCAATATTGTTGGCGCAGATCAAGCAGCAGAACTGCGCGACTTAACTATCAAGCTCTATGACACAGCAGCTGATTTTGCTCGCAGCCGCGGAATTATCTTGGCAGATACAAAATTTGAATTTGGAATCAATATGGCTGGTGAAATTACATTGGGTGATGAAGCTCTGACTCCTGACTCTTCCCGTTTCTGGGAGGCCGATGGATGGGCTCCAGGAAAATCGCAACCATCATTTGATAAGCAATTTGTCCGTGATTGGTTGACATCAAGTGGATGGGATAAAGAATCCACACCTCCAGAATTGCCTGCAGAGATTGTAGAAAAAACTGCGGCGCGATATGAAGAAGCTTTTGAACGTATTACCGGTAGCAAGTTTTAA